tttatgaaacacccaccagggggccgtttcataaagctgttcgtaagttaagagcgactttaagagcgactggtgaacctttttaCGCGCTAAAGCATCGCCAATTCTATATACCATTTACTACAAGagaggttcaccagtcgttcttaaagtcgctcttaacttacgaacagctttatgaaacacccaccaggtattTAGGGAATTTTAGCGATCACTTCGCAGCCGCTTTCTATAACGCAGATCTTTCGTCAAAAGCCTTCATAATTATCAAActagtctttgtcgaaaatcggtgaatcaaaaacagcagtgtcgtcctcgACTCTGGAAAAacaacatatttacaattttttgtcaGGTACAACTCTTAACTGCTTAAGGCGAGGTGCTATAtatcctgggggccgtttcataaagctgttcataagttaagagtgactttaagaacgactggtgatcatttcttgtggtgAATGATATACACATTAATTGCTTGTTGGTGGTTAtcaagcgcgtaagaaaggttcaccagtcgttcttaaagtcgcttttaacttacgaatagctttatgaaacacccaccaggtccaCCGTTTTTCGACCTCTAATCTGTCCATTGTGTTtagacgggcattttcaatagattctgaaTGTTGCAAAAAGCGTCTGCGATCAATACCCTACTGCTTATTTAACAtctaaattatctttttaataccaACATATACATTTCAGAAATCAAGAGGTAGTGTCAGAGACCAAGAAAAGACCAAGAAGCAATATGAAAGACTTCCACCAAAGACGGTTTCACAAAAACAACCTCTCGTCCCTTTTCCAACGACATCATCATCGGGCGAAAAACAGTCCTCTAAACGAAAATGGGGACGAAAGCCAGACGAAAGCGCCAAAAATAAACTGAAAAGCCCCAACACCGAGAGAGTGGTGGATTACCAATCGAAGGAGGTCCGACTCGAAGAGCTTCAGAAGGACGTTGATGAGGTGATCGACCTAGTGCGCACCAATGTCGATGGAATCTTGGAGAGGGATGCGAAAGTCGAAGACTTGGAGATCGCGGCCGACCGGCTTCACGGTGCGGTAGGTGGATGCATTAGAATTTCAAATATAATCGAAAAAACACATAGCAATGGGCTACatgccccgccccccccccttatcaaAGAGTTAAAGTACAGACGTGACAGAgtataaccatggacctagtaggtccatggtataacACCGTTTTTATGGGCACAGGCCTGGGGTTCGTTGTCTCCTCGCCCTttcaattttctgccctttagaaaaacaaaattctgttgcttgtcagatttaattcaatttagtCAGTCCAATCATCCTATCTCAATGGCTACATAATCATAACTTTATATGCAAGGGTTTGAACACAGTGGTTTAGAATCTGATATAATGTCGTCCAAGGTTAGCAGTGTAAAAAAAACGGTCCTTCTTTTCCACTTTCCTAATTTCCCTGCAGGCTTTGGAGTTCAAGAAAACTGGAAAAGTTGTAATGGTGAGATACTGGTGGAGAAACTACCGCTGCTTCGTAATTTTCGGCGTTCTTATATTAATTGCCATACTTATCGGTCTCGCCGTCTTGATCCCCAAGATGATTCGATCCCATGACCCTACGGCTGCAGCTGATCCTCCAATGGCAAATGTGACCTCTGAACCATTTGTTAATGTGTCAGTCAGTTCTACCCCGGATGCCGGCCTGCCGTCGTCAGAGACGTGGGAGAAGAGTAGGACGAGGTTCCCGCCTGGTCGAAGGGATAAAGGATAATCTGATGATTACCTTCACTCTTCGAAAGATTTATCAGCAAACATTCTATTATATAGACTCTAACCAAGTTATTGGttgattttaacaatttttttatcggTCGGACAAGTTGTATTAACATATTAGTAATTTTGACCACTCCTTTTTAAGAGTTTCCTGAGAGATTCGATGGCGTTCGAACGAATTGTGATATTCTTCTGCTTCCAAGAATACACTTCTTTACGAAGTCGCAACGATGGTTTGATCCATGGCACGAGCTTTCTCAAAATGGAGTATCCTTTCGTGATTTGTTTCTAAATTTGTTCTTCAGTCCAAACGACTTCCATAGTGCGTTCTTCCATTTTTATTTGCTATGCAACAGTCACGTCAAGAAACCGAATCCAAAACCCGGGATAAGTTGTATTAACATATTAGTAAATTGACCACTCCTTTTTAAGAGTTTCCTAAGAGATTCGATGGCGTTCGAAAGAATTGTGATATTCTTCTGCTTCCGAGAATACACTTCTTTCCACGAAGTCACAACGATGGTTTGATCCATGGCACGAGCTTTCTCAAAATGGAGTATCCTTTCGTGATTTGTTTCTAAATTTGTTCTTCAGTCCAAACGACTTAGTGCGTTCTTCCATTTGTATTTGCTACGCAACAGTCACGTCAATGAAACCGAATCCAAAACccgggattaaaaaaaaatgtctcaaaattcaaaatgcttAGTGAAATATATTAAACTTAAGTGTCGTGTGGAACATTAAAACAGAGTTTAGTTAACGCATGGATGCtcagctatttttttttggtaaccACACGATCGCCATATTTGGTATTCCATGAACACCGACAAACCAAACTTTAAACAATTATAAAAATGGATTTTCGTGAAATGTTTCACTTTCGTCAAAGAGATTTcatttgaagatgataatgTATACCATTTagcagtatgaaaggggtatttaAGTTATTGAGGAATGAAAATCGATGGATACAAAACCAAGTAGCTCTCTAATGAAGTTTTTTGCTGATGTCtagaatttgaaaatgttttattctAATTGGTATTCACTCCACAGCATATATCATAGCTATTCACACTGTTTGTGCTTGGAGTTTCTGAAGAGTAAATATTTTGTCCAAGATCGTTAATTGTTATTGCCGTATCATGTAAATAATTCAACGCGCGTACTATCTACTATTACGTAATATTACTACAGTACTTGAACTATCTACTATTGTCATGTCGTCTAATTATTAAGGGGCTGTGCCATTGAAACTGTTCGTATATAATCTTTTGACATTTGCCTTGTGCAGATCCTTAGACCAGTATTCTGAAGTCGTGTTTAACTTAGACGGTGGTATTActctaaaattatggaaagccaaaaatgtcagaattttgtTTACATCGTATATCTTTCTTAtgttcactgttttttttttctaattcatgAATAGAGAAGACACCATCTTATTTACCCTTCGCAggcagttaagaatgatttgagagccaaatgagctgatacattgagcCTTTAACATTAAAGATATAtgccacaattggctatccattgttaaactacaactttaaaccagagtttgatTTAATCCTGACTTCAGAATCCGGGCCTAAGTGTTTCGGTATACACAATACAGTACATACTTTTACAGGGTagtcttagaaaaaaaatctgtgtgcAGATTTCAAAGTACTATATATGTTATATCTATCATTCTtatagtagttttttttttcaaaacggAATTTATTTTTGCTTCTACGATGtacgacggattcaagaacatagaaaattatGACCTTCCTGACAATGAACGACCAAggagtctttgtcgaaaattggtgaatcaaaacagcagtttcgtcctgtaCTCGGGACAAACgaaatttttacaatttttcgtcagctccggaAGGACGGAAGTAATGTGTCGGATTACCAATTTTttacaaagacctcccagctgtcaTTTGtaatttgacgggcattttaaatacatttactctgttcttgaatccgtcccTGTTGCAGTTGCACACTCCCTAACATATTTTGATTAGGTGTTCTTAAACCTCCTATAACCTCCCCAACGAATTATTTCTGCGACccgccccccaccccccccccccaaaaaaaaacctctAGATCAAACAGCGCAGTTGGTGTAATCAATCATCCCTTCATCCCGTGACCCGACTTCTTACGCCGCGGTCATGCCAAGGAAACCGCCCTCAAACCGATCGATAGTATGTTATTCGGAATAACGCAATAGATTTGATCGGTCTTGATTCGATCAATGTAGGTGTGACTGTGCCGTAACGTTTTGAAGgaggatggaaggaagaaagtcAAAATATGCTTGTTAACTTTGTCAAGGATTCCCAAAAGTCTAGTCTGCTATTATGTCTACAATGGAACATTACGTTACCAGCACAGGGATACCATGCATTTATGTAGCAGTATCTAGAGGAAATAACggctattttttttcatttttttaaaaacaattttacagCATTACTATCGTATGTCGTATTGAACACGTTcaagaaatatacattttgatttttctggTGTTTGAACTAATATTCTATTCAGAATTATAGTACAGAAGGCACAGGTAAACATAAAAAGATTGTATAAAATACAGTAAATATGTGATCAGGAAAGTACAGTGAACTGGCGAAATATAGTGAAAAATATAGTGATTAGTGAATACagtgataaatatatatagtaAACAGTATGAGTGGAATGCAAAAGGCTggaacatgcattttattttaaaacctGTGCGGGCTATTGCCTTGCAAATTATGTCCgtatataaattattttaaaataggtaataatttgattgatttttaattcttatCAGCAGATGATCTAATGAATTCATTATTTGAGGTGCTCAgttgtattatcatcattatttgttattgttGTCTTTTTTTCTAATGCATGAAATTTATTTGATAATCTGTTATACACACTATATATTCTCTATATATTTACACTTGACTGGCTAAATTGATATTAACAGTAATGAATATCAGaagtaaaaataatgtacaGTAACACGTAAGTGTATGATGGAAATAGGCTATCCTAATATTTGATGTGATTTaatatccggggggggggcacttccattgatgagtggataccaagTGACCAAAGAAACACGTAAAAttatctctttttcaagatagggcatgcACGTTACGTTCACCAAAAACAATAAGGGCgtaaaaacactaaaataaggggtatatatttcgctaggaaagctatgtGGTTGCGGTCCAAATTGGCGAGGGTATAAAAGACTAAAAATACTTATTAAGGCTGTACTTTTTGGACCAACAGGGTCCTGTGGGACATGGGGCGGTCCCGGGAAACTTACTCATTAGTCGTTCATTTGCTTCTCTGATGTAATTGTAACTCAAATGTGCATATATACACATACTAGAAAAGGGATTGATGCTTATGCTGGGGCTTTTTAACTATTGCTGTGCTTGTTTAGCGGCCGGTCAAAGTAATTAGgaaatacttgtcaagggtaccgttttgtttccaatacttgtgaAGGGTAGGGTGTCACACACggcaatacttgttaaggggtacattttcaaaacatggaaaatacttgtttggCCTgatttcgaaaccccatggtgacgcgtggtatccactcgtcaatggaagtgccccccccccccaccccgggGTTGAATATGAGCTTGGATTTCTTCTGCATTACTTTTTTTAGGAAGCTTCAACTTAGACGAGGTTAATGATTTAGGAGCTGAAATTTTGCCAAAAAGGACTGATTAGTTtcaaaaatttatgaa
This region of Lytechinus pictus isolate F3 Inbred chromosome 16, Lp3.0, whole genome shotgun sequence genomic DNA includes:
- the LOC129278650 gene encoding uncharacterized protein LOC129278650, which produces MPKQKSRGSVRDQEKTKKQYERLPPKTVSQKQPLVPFPTTSSSGEKQSSKRKWGRKPDESAKNKLKSPNTERVVDYQSKEVRLEELQKDVDEVIDLVRTNVDGILERDAKVEDLEIAADRLHGAALEFKKTGKVVMVRYWWRNYRCFVIFGVLILIAILIGLAVLIPKMIRSHDPTAAADPPMANVTSEPFVNVSVSSTPDAGLPSSETWEKSRTRFPPGRRDKG